In Glycine max cultivar Williams 82 chromosome 15, Glycine_max_v4.0, whole genome shotgun sequence, the DNA window CGTCAAGAATAACCATGCCTCCTTTAATATCCACTTCCATTGGTACTCAAATGACTGGATTATTGATGTAGTTATATGGACAAAATACTAATTGGGCATCATTTGACATATAGAACGAGCACCATAATAACAACAACCAGAAAGTGAAAGTGGAGACAGCATAAGACTTGTACTTTACAAAGCTTAGAACAaacttttaaacaaaaaaataaaaaacaaagatatgtgggaAGACACCCACCAGATTCACCCAAGACAGCGATTCCCACCATACTGGAAGTACTTTCCTGCAATGAAAAAACAGGTGACATGCACTCTCCTCCATTGTTCTGCAGAAAGGACACAAATATTCATGTAACTCAACTTGCTTCCTTCTCAAGTTATCTCTGGTTGGTAGCCTATCTTTGAGTAACCTCCATGCAAACACAGCCACTTTAGGTGGGACCTTAAGCTTCCATAATTCCTTGAACTCTCCATCCTGGGCCTCCTCTGATATGTCCTCTCTAAGCACACTATAGGCACTCCTAATCGAATACTGGCCACTAGGATCTGCCGCCCACACCCACTGATCACCAATATGAGACTGGATTTTGTACCCCTCAACTTCTTGTATAAATGAGACCGCCATATCTATCTCACTGTCAAATAATGGTCTCTGCCACTTGAAGTCCCATTCCCACCCTGTGTCCTTGAAATCTCGTACCACTT includes these proteins:
- the LOC100799982 gene encoding uncharacterized protein isoform X2, with the protein product MAVSFIQEVEGYKIQSHIGDQWVWAADPSGQYSIRSAYSVLREDISEEAQDGEFKELWKLKVPPKVAVFAWRLLKDRLPTRDNLRRKQVELHEYLCPFCRTMEESACHLFFHCRKVLPVWWESLSWVNLYFVHITTSIIQSFEYQWKWILKEAWLFLTKLTIWRTLLGMLAVWISKMFCISYL
- the LOC100799982 gene encoding uncharacterized protein isoform X3 codes for the protein MAVSFIQEVEGYKIQSHIGDQWVWAADPSGQYSIRSAYSVLREDISEEAQDGEFKELWKLKVPPKVAVFAWRLLKDRLPTRDNLRRKQVELHEYLCPFCRTMEESACHLFFHCRKVLPVWWESLSWVNLQYGGHCSGCWQCGYRRCFVYHTFERTTNGAPTTLLY